The Drosophila sulfurigaster albostrigata strain 15112-1811.04 chromosome 3, ASM2355843v2, whole genome shotgun sequence genomic sequence agcagcaacagcactaACATTATCAGCAGCAAttttgacagcagcagcaacattgtgcaggcaaagcaacagcaattgagTAAAATTAttgcagaaaaagaaaattgtaacAGCAATAAAACGAATGAAAGCTACAACATTAAAAGAGCAGACGCAACAACTTGTAACTGCAacaaaaagtacaacaaatgaCGCCAACTATCAGCAGCAATAATTTGATACCTTTGCACTGAAAGAAACGGTCTGAGGAATGAATAGtaatgaaatactaaaagaaaaatctaaaaaaaaggGATCTAATTACTTCTATGTGTTGTTAAGGTTAATTTCTGCTGCACAGATTAATTTATAAActcgataaaaaaaataaaaatatactttcataaaaaataggtcttgtaaatgaaaagtgagatttaatttcattaattcccaaatttaatatttaaatttaaattatttcaatttttgcatcaattaattatttaagcattatttttgttacttaagaaacataaacaatataatataataagtgcatatttgtttcattttaaatacgATTTTTGGtcttaaaaatcaaaaattgtttcCTCGTATTATTTATAACTCTGTCTTACATTAAAATTTCCGTGTTCTCGAcgcaatttttatattaaaattcacaGTACTAagagaaaaattaattaattttacaacttttttcgGTGTAGAAGTATCAGCATCACTGCAACAGTGCAAATTACAGCTACAATAACTACTGCAACTGCGGCAGCAACTGAGCTTAAGCTGATTTCAAACGTAATTAACGTAAGCTTAAACAAAAGTTGGATGGACGTGTTAATCAGCTCATAAATGCGCCAtaatgaagtaaaataaaaaaatagattaattcaatttgtgtagTTGCTTCAGCAGCAGGCGCTGCCGCATAAGTGAAGTAGTTTGCAAGTCTTCACGCAAGTCAAAAATTCAATAAGTTGGCGAAAGTTTTGTGCGGCAACTGAAGTGCTTGCCGCGGTGCGCGGTGAGTGGCGCACCAAAAGACAACAGAAATTGACAGCATAATGCAACTGGGTGCAAGTTTTCAGTGCGGCACTCGCGGCACTTgcaatttattcatatttcgcagcagctgctgctgcgacagCTGCCACAGAGCACCATGTAGACGGGGATGGAAGGGATATAAATAGGAATAGGAAGAGTTATGTATTGAAGGTATGTAATAAAAGGTAGCACTGGGGAAATGGCTGCGAGCAAaatgtgtagcatactttgctGCGCGGCGAGTTGTTAAAGTTATTCAGCGGAAAAATGTAGCACGCAACAAAGTGCTGAACTCGCAGGTTCGCAGTGTGGCAGACTGGCTcactggctgactggctgcaTGCCCCACTAATTGGGCCATTAATAATGCGgcttgtttttgatttttcattttggggCAACAAGTCACAACGTGTAGTATCTTCCTACAAAAGTTTTAcgactaaaatattattttaggtCTGCTGTGCGAGTCTGCTGCCAGTTAGCAGTTCAATGCGTTGAGGCGTCAACCCAAACAGAGCCAGAGCCATGGAGGAGATAGAGGAAAAAGGTAGAAAGAGCTTGTGGGGGCGAAATTCGAACTTTTGCTATAGTAGCTTGGCCAACGCAATTCGAGGGTTGACTGTGCAAACCATTTTGCGGCTGGATATGTTTTTGCGCTGCCACACAAAAGGATAAACTTTAAAAAGCATAGAAAGCGAATGGATAAGAGAAAAGCGAGAGGGAAACGGAAGTGATTGAGAGATGAAGAGAGTGGATAAAATTCTTTTGATAAAGTTTGTATTATGTTTTGCTGGTCATTTAATTGGTTTTGGGTCTCGAACTCTTAAAGCTTTGACGCAATCGTTGGTCACAAAACTGAGAACTCAAATGCGACGCACTTTGTTGCAAGTTTTTGTGCAGCCGAACTTCAATGCTTTGCAGCAAAGAAATGCCACAAAAGTGTATGACTTGCCCCTAAGGTCAATATTGTGACcagaaaagaaagagaaaactAAGTACTTTTAGACtggccagcagctgctgttagTCTTAAAGTTGCAGGCACTGTTTGTGCCACATTAGCAACGCCATTTGCACAAAGTACGAGGCAAAACGTAAGAAAAACTTTATgcaaaagttaatttataagcatcaaaagatacaaaatgcTGTGCGCAATTTCCGGTTTCCCCAAAAAACGTTTATTTTACCTTTTTTGCATGCCCAAGCATCAAGCAACAAGTGTTGACACATACAGAAATGAaggtgagagagagagagagagagaagtttaGCAACGCTTCGGTTTGAGTTTGACATTCGTTGAAAACTTTTGGTCTAACCTGAACTGACAACTcgtgcttctgcttctgcttcagttgttgtttcttgCTTTGCTCCCTCTTCCCTCCTTCCACTCATGCTTTGCTTGACAACCTTCTGCCATTACTGGACAAACTTTGTGATGTTGTTGTCTCTTGGCTTAATTCAATGAGAACTGCTTAACGTTCAGCGTTCAACAACGCTCAACGCTGTTGCCAGCTGCTAATGGCGgtaatgcaatttcaatttctccTTAATATTATTAACGCCATCTTTCGGGCGTCAATTAATACCTGGCTGAGTGTCTGACTGGCTTCTGTGCAGCGGCACATCAAAGcaccagagccagagccaaagcTATGGCCAGGCCAAAGCAAACAGCGGATGGCTAATGTCAACAGCAACTGGAACCGGGGAATATAGCTTTAATTGTGTCTACTCAAATATTGGCAAGTCCTCAGCCATGCTGCAAAGACAATGCGCCATTAGCATTGTGGCATCAGACTGATAGcaggtggcaggtggcaggtgCCAGTTGAAACTTGGCAGCTTTCAGGTGCGGTAAGTGACCAATGCGTTGCTGCCAttgacacacaaaaacacacagcaGGAGACGGtgtcaaaagcaaagcagaacCTTTCGCTTTTTGGGGTTCATTCGACTGCTGCTTTTGTCGCATTAGCTGAGctgtcattttaattgcagcacATTTGTCAGCGTGTGCTACAGGGCGTATGCGTGATTTACAGCCAAGAAGCTCTCGCCTTGATTGGCATTTCGCTTTGTGGCTAATGGCCCAAAAGTGTCGCTGTTGCCTCACACAGCCATTTATTTAAAGCTAATGGCTGAAATTCGCCGAAAATCAAGTTACGActtcactccactccacttcaCTTGATTTCACTTCATTTCGCTTCACTTTTGCCGTCTCATCtgtcaaatttgttgttggtctGCCACAAGAAAGTCTGATGTCGGATGTGTGTGCTCTTTAATCGTTGCATGTAACTGTCTGAACTCTTGACTCTGTATTGATATTTGGCCTTTAATTGCTATGCAGGGAtaacggggcgtatgcgtaacaaGCAGAAATCATTCGGTTTGATTGATTATGACTAGATCACGACTCGATAGTCACCTTCtatattgttgttactgttgctgtaaTGGAGCTGAGCAGCCTTCGAAACGGCTGTCAAGGCAacgccttcttcttctttggatGCTCTGCTATTGTTAGAAATTCAGATGTGAAAtcgttttcgctttcgcattttgcttttgccgctTGCCGTGCGACACTTGAAGTGCGaaactgaatttaatttgtgccACTCGCATTTCCAATTACATTTTCAAGTGAATAccgtgtgttgttgtttctctgtATTATGCATGGAAATTCGAGACGCTGGAATTTATTGAGCAAAACTTTGTAGTCAAGCATATCAACTTCAGAATGAATCAGAttatgctgccgctgctgccagcTCAACAAACAATATAGTAACTATAATAAGGATGAAATTGTTGCTCTTCATATTGTTGCTTTCCATGGCAGCAACGGGTCACTCCATGCAGCTGTATCGCGTGCCCTTGCGTCGCTTTCCCTCGGTGCGTCATCGCTTCCAGCAGTTTGGCATACGCATGGATCGATTGCGTCTCAAGTACAGTTCGAAGAGCGATTCGAGTGCGGTTAGGAATGTGGCGTTGAGCAACTATCTGGATGCACAATACTTTGGACCGATTAGCATTGGCACGCCACCGCAAACCTTTAATGTTATCTTCGACACGGGCTCAGCGAATCTGTGGGTGCCCTCGGAGAGCTGTTACCACAAGTTGGCCTGCCAGATACACAGTCGCTACAATGCCAAGCGTTCGCACACATATCAGGCGAACAACAAACGCTTTGATATTCAATACGGTTCTGGAAGTCTGGCGGGTTTCCTGTCACAGGACACGTTACGAGTCGCCGGACTGGATGTGCGCAATCAAACCTTTGCCGAGGCCACCGACATGCCGGGTCCCATCTTTCTGGCGGCCAAATTTGATGGCATCTTTGGCCTGGCGTATCGCGGCATCTCCATACAGAACATCAAGCCGCCTTTCTATGCCATCATGGAACAGCAGCTGCTCACACTTCCCATCTTCTCGGTCTATCTCAATCGCCATGCCAGCAGTCGCCAAGGTGGGTTTCTCTTCTTTGGAGGCTCCAATCCACGCTACTATCGTGGCAACTTCACTTATGTGCCCGTTACGCATCGTGCCTACTGGCAGGTGAGGCTAGAGAAGGCGAGGATTGGCCAGCTGCAGCTATGCCAGAATGGCTGCCAGGTGATCATCGATACGGGCACCTCGTTTCTGGCCGTGCCCTACGACCAGGCCATACTCATTAACGAGTCCATTGGCGGCATTCCCGCTGCCTACGGTCAGTATACAGTGCCCTGCGATCAGGTGGCTCACTTGCCGCCGTTGAGCTTTGCCTTGGGTGGTCGTCGCTTTCAGCTGAGGGGCGAGGATTATGTGTTCCACGACATCTTCGCTGACCGAACCATTTGTGCGTCGGCATTCATTGCCGTCGATTTGCCCTCGCCGACAGGACCACTGTGGATACTGGGCGATGTGTTTCTGGGCAAATATTACACCGAGTTTGACATGGGCAATCATCGCATTGGTTTCGCTGATGCCAAGGATTGATAACGTCGTCGAACGCTTTGCTCATTAAATGGCTGTCATGACAGTAAACATCAGGAATTCCTGTGGCTGTGTGGctgtcaaaaatcaaaaacagtattttattattttattacctGCGCCTCAGCATCAACCTCAGCAAACAAGTAACAAGTATACGCAGTGGAGCACAGTGTACAGAGGCTGACGTCAATGTCCGTTAAATTGCGTGGGCGGAAGCTAATCAAAATTCGCTTGCAGGCACCAAAAACTGAAGAAGCCTGCgaaaaaagagagcgaaacATTTCAAAGTGGGTAGCTCTGTAGAGTTGGAGCTGTAATTGATTCGCTGGCAAAATAAAAGAGCagccgcaaaacaaaaacaaaaaatgaaacaagaaacaagaaaccaaaaagaaTACACAATGTCCTTAGCCGCATGTTGAAATCCAGTAAGCACTTTGTGAGCGCTTCAGCATGAAATAAATAGCTTTAAGTTTACGACTGACGCGTTGcgtttgcatttgaatttaaatttgtatcgCTTCAAGTTTCCGCTTCATCTTCATCTCGCTCTCTTGTGGCTACAATTTTTAGGGTTCGGCGAGTTTTTGCGGTTTTTACGAGCATGCACAGCAAATTTTTAGCTATATATGCGCAATATACGCTCCATTCGTCTATTCTCGCAGATTGCCAAATAAACAGGGTTGCTGCGTCCAACCTGTGGTATACTTCATATTCTGTTTAGGGTAGCTGACAGTCTATGCGCAGTGTTTATTTCTCTTGCGTTTTTTTGCACGCTTTTTTTGCCACTGACCTTTCGCCTTCGTTTGCTTTCTTGCGGCTTACAAGACCCTTTATTGATACTCGACTCGGCAAACTTCTTTTTGGGCCTTTTTATAGCCCACATCCAACCCCCAACTTCTCTTCGGTTTGTggctttaaaaattgttaactttgattgctgtttgcttaacctttttattttctatccttttggcttttcataatttttgcacacacactcgcacacgcAACAAAGGGCGGCAAATGGCAGGCTGCATTAGTTAGGCCATAATGAGTGGCTAAAACGGAAAGCCTAAAGCTCAACGATGACTTTCACTTGGTATGCAAAAGTAATCTGGCTGTCAATTTCTCATTTGCCTGGGAAGTCCCTTAGTCCTCAAAAGCTACCTAACATAAAATCCATTTGGCAAAATGCTACTACTTCTACATCGTAGTACTTGTGGCCGGGCTTAAGCAAAGGCGCGTCGTTTTTTGCCAGTTAACTGCTAAGCCTTTATGCAGGACACACCCcgacagcaatagcaacaacaacagctacagtagcaacaacattaaGCTGCCTTTTTCAAAGtgcaaggcaacaacaaaatgcgagGGGAGTGACTGATGAATTTGCTGTGTTTTGTATGCCAGTTGCAGCATTGCGTAAAAGTGTCGCCTGGCAATCAACAACTACAAACGAAGGCAGTAAaaggggaagagagagagagagcgtgagagAGAGGACATCAATAAAACAGCTTGTGGCAGTTGTCAAAGTGCTTTATCGCTTCAATATCCGTTCACGATAAAAAGGGTTCACTTTGTCGACAGAAACAGAAAGTATTGCCTACT encodes the following:
- the LOC133843636 gene encoding lysosomal aspartic protease, which encodes MKLLLFILLLSMAATGHSMQLYRVPLRRFPSVRHRFQQFGIRMDRLRLKYSSKSDSSAVRNVALSNYLDAQYFGPISIGTPPQTFNVIFDTGSANLWVPSESCYHKLACQIHSRYNAKRSHTYQANNKRFDIQYGSGSLAGFLSQDTLRVAGLDVRNQTFAEATDMPGPIFLAAKFDGIFGLAYRGISIQNIKPPFYAIMEQQLLTLPIFSVYLNRHASSRQGGFLFFGGSNPRYYRGNFTYVPVTHRAYWQVRLEKARIGQLQLCQNGCQVIIDTGTSFLAVPYDQAILINESIGGIPAAYGQYTVPCDQVAHLPPLSFALGGRRFQLRGEDYVFHDIFADRTICASAFIAVDLPSPTGPLWILGDVFLGKYYTEFDMGNHRIGFADAKD